One stretch of Methanoregula sp. DNA includes these proteins:
- a CDS encoding DEAD/DEAH box helicase family protein, translated as MDTSDKKKLSERDICTKFITPALTLSGWDQHHHIREEVNVTDGRVLVNGNSVSRAKPRRADYILYYKPNLPIAVIEAKDNNHIVGAGMQQALAYAEMMDIPFVFSSNGDGFLLHDRSGNYEPMEHELTLTEFPRPTDLWTRYRKWKGLDERKEQIITQGYYIDDVRKMPRYYQVNAINRTIEAIANGQNRVLLVMATGTGKTYTAFQIIWRLWKSGTKKRILFLADRNILVDQTKTNDFKPFGSAMTKITNRQVDKSYEIYLSLYQAVSGNEEERNIYKQFSPDFFDLIIVDECHRGSAADDAMWREILDYFKTATHIGLTATPKETKYVSSVHYFGKPVYEYSLKQGIEDGFLAPYRVYRIDLDKDLQGWRPTRGQKDKYGVEIEDRIFNQKDFDRSLVLEHRTELVARKISDFLKNTGRYDKTIVFCENIDHAERMRSCLVNENADLVKENGRYIVRITGDSPDGKAELDNFIMPDSKYPVIATTSKLMGTGVDAQTCKLIVIDKRIESMSEFKQIIGRGTRINEDYNKFFFTIMDFRKVSELFADPDFDGEPLDGSLYDPTDPIAPPLPKPPGDGTRRYVVNDVPVSVVAERVQYMAADGKLITESLEDYTKKNVTRQYATLSAFMNSWTKAEQKTVILEELEEQGVLFEALQEQVGKDYDPFDLICHVVFGQPPMSRRERAAKVRKANYFTKYGEQARKVLDALLSKYSDGGITDIESMEVLRVDPFTTFGTPLEIVNTIFGGSANYMSAIRRLEQCLYTAEC; from the coding sequence ATGGACACATCGGACAAGAAGAAGTTAAGCGAGCGGGACATCTGCACCAAATTCATCACACCCGCATTAACCCTCTCGGGCTGGGACCAGCATCACCACATACGGGAAGAGGTCAATGTCACGGATGGCCGGGTTCTTGTAAACGGTAACTCCGTGAGCCGGGCCAAGCCGCGACGGGCTGACTATATCCTTTATTACAAACCCAATCTTCCGATTGCTGTGATCGAGGCAAAGGACAATAATCACATCGTAGGCGCCGGGATGCAGCAGGCCCTTGCCTATGCAGAGATGATGGATATCCCGTTTGTGTTCAGTTCCAATGGTGACGGGTTTTTGCTGCACGACCGTTCCGGCAATTATGAACCCATGGAGCATGAGCTCACTCTTACGGAGTTTCCCCGACCTACGGACCTCTGGACCCGGTACCGGAAATGGAAAGGTCTGGATGAGAGAAAAGAGCAGATCATTACGCAGGGCTACTATATCGACGATGTACGGAAGATGCCCCGCTATTACCAGGTGAACGCGATCAACCGGACGATCGAGGCAATCGCGAACGGTCAGAACCGGGTCCTGCTGGTCATGGCGACCGGCACCGGCAAGACCTATACGGCATTCCAGATCATCTGGCGGCTCTGGAAGTCCGGGACCAAGAAGCGTATCCTGTTTTTAGCGGACCGGAATATCCTTGTCGACCAGACAAAGACGAACGATTTCAAGCCATTTGGGTCCGCGATGACGAAGATCACGAACCGGCAGGTGGACAAGAGTTACGAGATCTATCTCTCGCTTTACCAGGCAGTGTCCGGCAATGAGGAGGAGCGCAATATCTACAAGCAGTTCTCTCCCGACTTTTTCGATCTGATCATCGTTGACGAATGCCACCGGGGGAGTGCGGCGGACGATGCGATGTGGCGGGAGATCCTTGATTACTTCAAGACCGCGACTCATATCGGTCTTACAGCGACTCCGAAGGAGACGAAGTACGTCTCCAGTGTCCATTACTTCGGAAAGCCGGTGTACGAGTATTCGCTGAAGCAGGGGATCGAGGACGGGTTCCTTGCCCCGTACCGGGTGTACCGGATCGATCTGGACAAGGATTTACAGGGCTGGCGACCAACCCGGGGACAGAAGGACAAATACGGTGTTGAGATAGAGGACCGGATCTTCAACCAGAAGGACTTCGACCGGAGCCTTGTCTTAGAGCACCGGACGGAACTCGTGGCCCGGAAGATCTCGGATTTCTTAAAGAACACCGGCAGGTACGACAAGACGATCGTCTTCTGCGAGAATATCGATCATGCCGAGCGGATGCGGAGTTGTCTCGTGAACGAGAACGCCGATCTGGTGAAGGAGAATGGCCGGTACATTGTCCGTATCACGGGTGACAGCCCCGACGGGAAGGCAGAACTGGACAATTTCATCATGCCGGACTCGAAGTACCCGGTGATTGCGACGACTTCGAAACTGATGGGAACCGGCGTCGATGCCCAGACCTGCAAGCTGATCGTGATCGATAAAAGGATCGAGTCGATGTCCGAGTTCAAGCAGATCATCGGCCGCGGGACCCGGATCAACGAGGACTACAACAAGTTCTTCTTTACGATCATGGACTTCCGGAAGGTGAGCGAGCTCTTCGCCGACCCGGACTTTGACGGCGAACCGCTGGACGGGAGCCTGTACGACCCGACCGATCCGATTGCTCCTCCTTTGCCCAAACCTCCGGGAGACGGGACGAGGCGGTACGTGGTGAACGATGTGCCGGTTTCCGTTGTTGCCGAGCGGGTCCAGTATATGGCTGCGGACGGGAAGCTGATCACCGAGTCGCTGGAAGACTACACGAAGAAGAACGTGACCCGGCAGTATGCTACGCTCAGTGCGTTCATGAACTCGTGGACGAAGGCGGAGCAGAAGACGGTGATCCTGGAGGAACTGGAGGAGCAGGGCGTACTCTTCGAGGCGCTCCAGGAGCAGGTGGGGAAGGATTATGATCCCTTTGACCTGATCTGCCATGTGGTCTTTGGCCAGCCTCCGATGTCCCGGAGGGAGCGGGCGGCAAAGGTCCGGAAGGCGAATTACTTCACGAAGTATGGCGAGCAGGCCCGGAAGGTACTCGATGCCCTCCTGTCGAAATATTCCGATGGCGGGATCACCGATATCGAGAGCATGGAAGTGCTGCGGGTGGACCCGTTCACCACGTTCGGCACACCACTGGAAATTGTGAACACTATTTTTGGCGGGAGCGCCAACTATATGTCAGCAATACGTCGGCTTGAGCAGTGTCTCTACACCGCTGAGTGCTGA
- a CDS encoding peptidylprolyl isomerase, whose translation MTEPAGNIVRLETNMGNITIALDPAMPVTAGNFETLVKKGFYDGIIFHRVIDGFMLQAGCPQGTGMGGPGYAIKDEFGPANRNNRGTISMANAGPNTGGSQFFINLVNNNFLDDKHPVFGKVVEGMDVVDKIGKTKTLRGDRPAKDVTIIRAVMV comes from the coding sequence ATGACAGAACCAGCAGGAAATATCGTGCGGCTCGAGACAAACATGGGTAACATCACCATCGCGCTCGATCCCGCTATGCCCGTCACTGCGGGCAACTTTGAAACGCTCGTGAAAAAAGGCTTCTATGATGGCATCATCTTCCACCGGGTTATCGACGGGTTCATGCTGCAGGCCGGCTGCCCGCAGGGGACCGGCATGGGCGGACCCGGGTACGCGATCAAGGACGAGTTCGGACCAGCCAACCGGAACAACCGTGGCACCATCTCGATGGCGAATGCCGGCCCCAACACTGGCGGATCACAGTTCTTCATCAACCTTGTCAACAACAACTTCCTTGACGACAAACACCCGGTCTTTGGGAAAGTTGTGGAAGGTATGGATGTTGTCGACAAGATCGGCAAGACAAAGACCCTGCGCGGGGATCGCCCGGCCAAGGATGTAACGATTATCCGTGCCGTAATGGTCTGA
- a CDS encoding peptidylprolyl isomerase: MSLPVRTVLLACVLVVALLLAAGCTQQSVSSARTKTETGTIQVTPGVTTAATGISTEAWKRARLSTNMGDIVIALDPSMPITTGNFETLVNEGYYNNVIFHRVIPGFMIQGGDPTGTGRGGPGYTIKDEFGPTNRNNRGTISMANAGPNTGGSQFFINLVNNNYLDTRHPVFGKVVEGMDVVDKIAKVPTSGGQENRPLQNVTILKAVMI; the protein is encoded by the coding sequence ATGTCATTACCAGTGCGCACCGTACTGCTGGCATGTGTACTCGTTGTGGCACTTCTTCTCGCTGCAGGGTGTACCCAGCAATCGGTATCATCGGCCAGAACCAAAACGGAAACAGGGACCATCCAGGTAACTCCCGGGGTAACAACGGCTGCGACCGGGATCTCCACGGAGGCGTGGAAACGGGCCCGTCTTTCAACTAACATGGGAGACATTGTCATCGCGCTCGATCCCAGTATGCCCATCACCACGGGTAATTTCGAGACACTCGTGAACGAGGGATATTACAACAACGTGATCTTCCACCGTGTCATACCCGGGTTCATGATCCAGGGTGGCGACCCGACCGGCACCGGCCGCGGTGGCCCGGGTTACACAATCAAGGATGAGTTCGGACCCACCAACAGGAACAACCGCGGCACCATCTCGATGGCAAATGCCGGCCCCAACACCGGCGGGTCTCAGTTCTTCATCAACCTGGTCAACAACAATTACCTGGATACCAGGCACCCGGTCTTTGGAAAAGTGGTAGAAGGCATGGACGTGGTCGATAAGATCGCAAAAGTACCGACTTCCGGTGGACAGGAAAACCGCCCGCTCCAGAACGTGACAATCCTTAAAGCGGTCATGATCTAA
- a CDS encoding PEGA domain-containing protein, whose product MITIILMLCAVCTIPVSASIGVGDVTPPVTETTTIPTTEPTPVPTTEPTPVPTTIPTTVPTTAPTKEPTTAPTTMPTVVTERTTEPTITIPTVVTPPTTEPTRIPTTEITITIEPTEVGGGKGWIDTYGNVDGATVYFDGAPQGNIAGGILSVAVSPTGTPVRTVSVSKSGYTTWSGPLSGMPSSGQHVQVYATINPIVTPTTVPPVQNGAIYAQSNPAGAAIYMNGNYYGYSPITIPNLPPGSYSMKATLNGYTPNTQTINVYAGQTAAYYPTLQQSPQPPRNTGTVYVKSSPSGAQVYVDGTYNGVTPITLTLYPGNHNIVLKQPGYNDWSTSVYVTAGSSQTIGPSLTPAIFGSISIGSAPAGASVFLDSAYQGITNPSGGLTLNNIPSGSHIVKLTASGYNDWIETVYVKPNANTYVPVVMTRIGPSPTPVPAAGAINIVSTPSGAEILIDNIFRGYTPATITEIDPGQHQILLKYTGYTDYSGTVTVVSGQTTPLAIGMTPAPTPTPQSASSPVILIGGMVTILGIVIGLRRRS is encoded by the coding sequence ATGATAACCATAATTCTGATGCTGTGTGCAGTCTGTACCATTCCAGTATCAGCGAGTATTGGTGTCGGTGATGTCACCCCCCCGGTAACCGAGACGACAACGATACCAACAACCGAACCGACACCCGTCCCGACGACAGAACCAACCCCCGTTCCCACAACAATCCCTACGACTGTTCCGACAACAGCGCCAACCAAGGAACCCACAACAGCACCAACTACAATGCCAACTGTTGTCACAGAGCGCACGACCGAACCAACCATCACGATTCCGACGGTTGTCACCCCCCCCACCACTGAACCCACACGCATACCGACCACAGAAATTACCATCACGATTGAACCCACGGAAGTTGGCGGAGGTAAAGGATGGATTGACACCTATGGCAATGTTGACGGCGCCACGGTCTATTTCGATGGTGCCCCCCAGGGCAATATTGCCGGGGGAATACTCTCGGTAGCGGTATCACCAACCGGTACTCCGGTCAGGACGGTTTCCGTATCAAAATCCGGCTACACCACATGGTCAGGTCCGCTCTCTGGTATGCCATCGAGTGGTCAGCATGTCCAGGTTTACGCCACGATAAATCCAATCGTCACCCCGACGACCGTGCCCCCGGTCCAGAACGGGGCGATCTATGCCCAGTCAAATCCTGCAGGTGCTGCGATCTATATGAACGGGAATTATTACGGGTATTCTCCGATCACGATCCCAAACCTGCCACCGGGATCTTACTCCATGAAGGCGACCCTGAACGGGTACACCCCGAATACCCAGACGATCAACGTATATGCAGGGCAGACCGCAGCGTATTATCCCACGCTCCAGCAGTCTCCACAACCACCCCGTAACACAGGAACGGTATATGTTAAATCAAGCCCCAGCGGGGCACAGGTGTATGTTGACGGCACCTACAATGGTGTAACCCCGATAACACTCACACTCTATCCCGGCAACCACAACATCGTACTCAAACAACCCGGTTACAATGACTGGAGTACGAGCGTATATGTCACTGCAGGCAGCTCACAGACGATTGGTCCCAGCCTGACCCCGGCAATCTTCGGATCAATATCCATTGGGTCCGCACCGGCCGGTGCCAGTGTGTTTTTGGACAGTGCCTATCAGGGTATCACCAACCCGTCAGGGGGTCTCACACTCAACAACATACCCTCGGGAAGCCATATCGTCAAACTCACTGCATCAGGATACAATGACTGGATCGAGACGGTGTATGTCAAACCCAATGCCAACACATACGTGCCCGTGGTCATGACCCGTATCGGACCGAGTCCCACGCCCGTGCCGGCAGCCGGTGCAATCAACATAGTCTCAACACCATCAGGCGCAGAGATCCTGATTGATAACATATTCAGGGGATATACCCCGGCAACCATCACCGAGATCGATCCGGGCCAGCACCAGATTCTGCTGAAGTATACCGGGTATACCGATTACTCAGGTACGGTAACGGTCGTCTCGGGACAGACAACCCCGCTCGCAATCGGGATGACACCCGCACCAACCCCCACACCGCAGAGCGCATCCTCACCAGTTATCCTGATTGGAGGAATGGTAACCATCCTGGGAATTGTGATAGGGTTAAGGAGGCGAAGCTGA
- a CDS encoding PLP-dependent aminotransferase family protein, which yields MSFHFADRIKRAPVSFLSELFSVSNNPSIISFAGGLPSSALIDTEGIAQATRQVMEEDAHIALQYTTTDGYLPLREYIAERYRTRLGLPATAAEIQIVNGSQQCLDLFAKIFLNTGDHVGMERPGYLGAIEAFSLYEPVIDTVPLEDDGPDLASFERFVKTTNAKFFYGIPNSQNPSGRTYSQEKRRAIADILQTSDTVFYEDDAFGELFFDTKPRMPVTKYLPDQSVISGSFSKIIAPGMRIGWIYAPRTILTPFNVVKQAADLHSNFLCQKILHRYLTTHNLDDHIRHITRVYGRKCRLMCDLLDDQLPQLSHTTPEGGMFLMATLPSGISSRRVFDEGVLQKVAVLPGMPFYVDGGGGDTIRLNFSNPDEEMIKIGISRLSNVIKELSSL from the coding sequence ATGTCATTTCACTTCGCAGACAGGATCAAACGGGCACCGGTGTCATTTCTTTCCGAACTCTTCTCCGTTTCGAACAACCCATCCATCATCTCGTTCGCGGGCGGACTTCCCTCCTCTGCACTGATCGATACCGAAGGGATTGCACAGGCAACACGACAGGTGATGGAAGAGGATGCCCATATCGCGCTCCAGTACACAACCACTGACGGATACCTGCCGCTGCGGGAGTACATCGCTGAACGCTATCGCACCCGGCTGGGACTGCCGGCAACCGCAGCAGAGATCCAGATCGTCAACGGCTCACAGCAGTGCCTGGATCTCTTTGCCAAAATTTTTCTCAATACCGGCGATCATGTCGGCATGGAACGGCCCGGGTATCTCGGTGCCATCGAGGCCTTTTCACTCTATGAACCGGTCATCGATACCGTTCCGCTGGAAGACGATGGCCCGGATCTCGCATCATTCGAACGATTCGTTAAAACGACCAACGCGAAGTTCTTCTACGGCATTCCCAACTCCCAGAACCCGTCGGGCAGGACATACTCACAGGAGAAACGCCGGGCGATCGCCGATATACTCCAGACGAGTGACACCGTCTTTTATGAAGACGATGCATTCGGCGAACTCTTCTTTGACACAAAACCCCGGATGCCGGTAACAAAGTACCTGCCTGACCAGAGCGTCATCTCTGGCTCATTCTCCAAGATCATCGCACCAGGCATGCGGATAGGCTGGATCTATGCGCCCCGGACAATTCTCACTCCGTTCAATGTCGTCAAGCAGGCGGCAGACCTGCATTCCAATTTCCTCTGCCAGAAGATCCTGCACCGGTACCTGACCACGCACAATCTCGATGACCATATCCGTCACATTACCCGCGTGTACGGCAGGAAGTGCAGGTTGATGTGCGATCTGCTCGATGACCAGTTGCCCCAGCTCTCCCACACAACTCCTGAAGGGGGAATGTTCCTTATGGCAACCCTCCCATCCGGCATCTCTTCCCGCAGGGTCTTTGACGAGGGGGTTTTACAAAAAGTTGCCGTGCTTCCGGGCATGCCGTTTTATGTGGACGGGGGTGGTGGGGATACCATACGGCTGAACTTCTCGAACCCTGACGAAGAGATGATAAAAATCGGGATCTCGCGATTATCCAATGTGATAAAGGAACTTAGCTCCCTGTAA